From a single Dehalococcoidia bacterium genomic region:
- the cbiE gene encoding precorrin-6y C5,15-methyltransferase (decarboxylating) subunit CbiE, with product MATITVVGVGPGDPDLLTLKARDVIRDADYVAGFETVLGPVWGWIRGEVLPMRYRDQEDVLDRLAAYARSGKTCVVCAWGDLNFSARELLDRVRRRADVVLIPGISSVQVACARLGLTMETSVFITLHARDGHEHGLRELVEMLKQRQRNLIVLPRPFDLMPSAIAARLLEDGIAAGTPLLSLQRLSLPGERIDAYTVESLASEAADFSDLTILTFPVER from the coding sequence ATGGCAACCATAACTGTCGTTGGGGTGGGCCCGGGAGATCCTGACCTGCTGACGCTGAAAGCCCGTGACGTAATCCGTGATGCTGACTATGTGGCCGGCTTCGAGACGGTGCTCGGTCCCGTTTGGGGCTGGATTCGTGGTGAGGTGTTGCCCATGCGCTACCGAGACCAGGAGGATGTCCTCGATCGACTGGCGGCCTATGCCCGTTCAGGAAAGACATGCGTCGTCTGCGCATGGGGCGATCTGAACTTCTCGGCTAGGGAGTTGCTCGACCGTGTACGGAGGCGGGCAGATGTCGTACTCATCCCTGGAATTAGCTCGGTTCAGGTTGCGTGTGCCCGGCTCGGTCTGACCATGGAGACGTCTGTGTTCATCACCCTTCATGCGCGAGACGGACACGAGCACGGCCTGCGTGAACTGGTCGAGATGCTCAAGCAGCGCCAACGCAACCTGATCGTACTGCCGCGACCGTTCGACCTGATGCCGTCCGCCATCGCCGCGCGGTTGCTCGAAGATGGCATCGCAGCCGGAACGCCGCTCCTTTCCTTGCAGCGTTTGTCTCTGCCGGGAGAGAGAATCGATGCTTACACGGTTGAGTCGCTGGCTTCGGAAGCAGCAGACTTCAGCGATCTTACCATCCTTACATTCCCGGTCGAACGGTAG